The following proteins are encoded in a genomic region of Oryctolagus cuniculus chromosome 13, mOryCun1.1, whole genome shotgun sequence:
- the LOC103352182 gene encoding nuclear pore complex protein Nup133, whose translation MTVDELFSSHANLDSDCELDRVLTQISVDLMGDYPASDPRWAESVPEEAPGFSDTSLIILHQLEDKMKAHSFLMDFIHQVSQVDAICECLLEHEEQVLKDAALDFVEWAEVVINMNNILKAANHYHQNRNSLYRREEALEKGPEYVPWTEVWCLLLLKCFGSASTTDLSMKDRIAAKPGTLIQHGCPGHDLLHSSCLNTSEVPLLRLTD comes from the exons ATGACGGTTGATGAGCTGTTTTCCTCTCACGCTAATCTGGATTCTGATTGTGAACTAGACAGGGTTCTTACCCAAATCAGCGTAGACCTGATGGGTGACTATCCAGCTTCTGACCCACGGTGGGCTGAATCTGTCCCAGAAG AAGCACCTGGGTTCAGCGACACATCACTGATTATTCTTCACCAGCTGGAAGATAAGATGAAAGCCCATTCTTTCCTTATGGACTTTATTCATCAA gtgtcccaagtagatGCTATCTGTGAGTGTTTACTGGAGCACGAGGAGCAAGTCTTGAAGGATGCAGCACTGGATTTTGTCGAATGGGCTGAAGTGGTGATCAACATGAACAATATTCTTAAG GCTGCTAATCATTATCACCAAAATAGAAACTCCTTGTATAGGAGAGAAGAAGCACTAGAAAAAGGACCTGAATATGTTCCTTGGACAG AAGTTTGGTGTCTTCTGCTTTTGAAATGCTTTGGCTCAGCTTCCACAACAGACCTGAGTATGAAGGACCGAATTGCAGCCAAGCCAG gtACATTGATACAACATGGCTGCCCTGGACATGACCTATTGCATTCAAGTTGCTTGAACACATCAGAAGTCCCATTGTTAAGGTTGACTGATTGA